GACCGCAGACAGGAGCCCGACATGAAGGTCGCATACGTGTTGGCCACGCCGAGCGCCGCGGCGTACAAGCTCGGACAGATGATCCTCCCGCAGCTGGAGGAGGACGGCCACGGCGCCGATGTCGTCGGCATCTTCTTCTTCGACGACAACAACTGGGTGCTGCGCAAGGGTGACCCGCTGGGGGAGCGCCTGGCCCGGCAGGCGTCGGAACGCGGGATCCTGCTGATGATGTGCGACCGTTGCGCGATCGCCCGCGGCCTGGCCGAAGGTGAGCCCGGCGACTGCAAACCGACGAACGTGGTCGACGGCGTACAGGTCGGCTGCTTCCCGGACCTGTACGCGGCGTTGGCGGCCGCTCCGCCCGACCACGTCATCACGCTCTGATCTGGGCGTTGACCCTGGCGCGACACAGTGAGCGCCATGGACGGTCGACCGCGACTCCTGATGGACGGCCATCTCCGCACCCGAGACGACGCCGTACTACGACGACTGGTCGGGTCTGGTGTCGGCCACGTACGCGTCACGGCGGCCGATCGGCTGCGGTTCGCCACGGGTCGTGTCGCGCCGAGTTTGATGCTCCATCTCCGCGTTCAGTTCAGCGCCGATGAGGATCGCGAACGCGGTCAGGAAGAACCACAGCATCAGCACGATCACGCCGGCCAGCGAACCGTAGGTCTCGGCGTAGGACCCGAACGAGTTGACGTACCACGCGAACCCGGCCGAGGCGATCAGCCAGATGATGGTCGCGACGACGGAGCCGGTACTGACCCAGTTCCAGCGGGGCTCATCGCGGTTGGGGGCGTACCGGTAGATCGCG
This genomic interval from Actinomycetota bacterium contains the following:
- a CDS encoding DsrE family protein translates to MKVAYVLATPSAAAYKLGQMILPQLEEDGHGADVVGIFFFDDNNWVLRKGDPLGERLARQASERGILLMMCDRCAIARGLAEGEPGDCKPTNVVDGVQVGCFPDLYAALAAAPPDHVITL